In the Trinickia acidisoli genome, GAAGGAGTTGTAAAGCACGGGCTGGCACGGGTTCTTGGCCAGATGTGTCGCTTAAATTCCACTCCGTGCCAGGGTCAAGCAACTCCATGAGCAGTGCGGGAGGAATCGTATAGGCACACATCGAACGTCTGCTTTGCTCGATATGAAAGCACCGCTTGACTCCATCTTCGATATCCACGCGCAAGCTGCACAGGAGCATCTTGATAGGTAAGCCAGTGCTCTTTACTAGCGGTTCAATGCGTTCGATCAATGCCCATTCAGCCTGCCGCATTAGTTGCGGCGTGAGTTTGATGTCGCGCTCGGTTGCTTGTTGACGAAACTCGGGTTCTCCGCCGAAGCGACCAGTCATATGCGTAATAACGGCTCGCCACCGCGTCATATCAACTTTCTTTTCCAGCGCAAGCCGGTGCCCTTTGGAGAGTGCGCCTAGCGCACAAAGAAACTGTGGGACCGAGAAGGAAAGCGTGTTGTTGATCGCTACGCCTTGACTTACCAAGCGTTCGATGACCTGATACCCTTCAGCGCTACCAACGACTTTCACCATGACGTTGGGCGCGATTCGAGCAAGCTCGAGTCCTTGACGTTCCATACGGTCTACGTCGAAGCTCGAGGATGGCGGTAACTGTGCGCAAACCCAGCCGTGACGGCCAGCTGATGCTTCCCACTCGGCGCGCCATAATGCCGCTTCTTGAGCGTATGCGGCTTTGTAATATTGCCAATACAATTCGTCGTCCGTTGCGTTCGGACATTCGCTTAGAAAATCTCGGATTGAGGTTTTTGCAGCCGGAAGATCGAGTAAAACGTTTTCAAGAAACAGTCTTGGATTGGTTGTGGCACTTTTAATCAACCCTGAGCCCAGCCCCTCATGTTTCTTTAGCCCTTCCCAGTGGGCTCGAACTCGATGCTCGTGTTGTGCGGAGCAAGCCTCTACCGCGCGGTTGACCCATTTGGGTAGGCTTGTCGGCATGGAGTCCCACCATATCTCCATCTCCGGATGCTGACGCTGCAGATCGTGCAACATAGAACCTTCTCCTTGTTTTAATAGCGTGTCGCTTCTGCGGAATGGTAAGCGGGCACGAGTGGGGGAGGGTGGGATGGGGCTACATACGGATCACAAACAGATTGCGAATTATTCTTGTAAAAGTCGTATCTTAGTATTTTCGTGCCTCTTCGCTTGGTGAACGGGGCCTGG is a window encoding:
- a CDS encoding transaldolase family protein, coding for MLHDLQRQHPEMEIWWDSMPTSLPKWVNRAVEACSAQHEHRVRAHWEGLKKHEGLGSGLIKSATTNPRLFLENVLLDLPAAKTSIRDFLSECPNATDDELYWQYYKAAYAQEAALWRAEWEASAGRHGWVCAQLPPSSSFDVDRMERQGLELARIAPNVMVKVVGSAEGYQVIERLVSQGVAINNTLSFSVPQFLCALGALSKGHRLALEKKVDMTRWRAVITHMTGRFGGEPEFRQQATERDIKLTPQLMRQAEWALIERIEPLVKSTGLPIKMLLCSLRVDIEDGVKRCFHIEQSRRSMCAYTIPPALLMELLDPGTEWNLSDTSGQEPVPARALQLLRQIPYFLEAWDPAGMTPENFRFHPAFLTGLQDVHAAWRRGIDIVRLCRFE